Proteins encoded by one window of Phytohabitans houttuyneae:
- a CDS encoding ArnT family glycosyltransferase, whose protein sequence is MLVGIAGQVRVWASDRGLWGDEIYIAVNLRGKSWWELTGPLAYSQIAPPGWLFESKFFYHALGGDEQSLRFAGLLGAATTLILTAFLARRAIGWGGAVLASALVALSPGMLYYAGELKQYSTEAAAAMLLLLAMGLFVEYDQRSTNPRRRWLHAAALAVTGLVVAPFSYSAIIVVAGATAGGVLVLLLSRRRGTALALGLAVTPALAVVALMVWRRMQYTIPGNQYQIFPKGFPAENAGPSEFVAWLPRMWSGFADDPLGWRYPLVLLVLVVAGLVAMVLRGKAIWAGLIGGLGVAALGAAALRAYPWEGRIAVYLLAPMLVAAAAGVDAAVRVVLHTARTLRSGERSWRPVAALVAAAVAIVMTGVAATPSFADGVHQAREPRYRDQGRDILNEVAARLQPGDVIIFYRFSRPIADWYGRGGRDLPIPGFFRMTSADACQAGSVDAALAGAKRVWFVRAARFSGDPVDYFVRIVDALEERGRVVDSHLWTPSEPDSTGWTLIDLTAPPDPGRTTPPPDPAYACLDFIK, encoded by the coding sequence GTGCTGGTCGGGATCGCCGGGCAGGTGCGGGTCTGGGCGAGCGATCGTGGCCTCTGGGGCGACGAGATCTACATCGCGGTAAACCTGCGGGGTAAGAGCTGGTGGGAGCTGACCGGCCCGCTGGCGTACTCGCAGATCGCCCCGCCCGGCTGGCTGTTCGAGAGCAAGTTCTTCTATCACGCGCTCGGCGGAGACGAGCAGTCCTTGCGGTTTGCCGGGCTGCTCGGCGCGGCGACCACGCTCATCCTGACCGCGTTCCTCGCCCGGCGGGCGATCGGTTGGGGCGGCGCCGTGCTCGCCAGCGCGCTGGTCGCCCTCAGCCCGGGGATGCTCTACTACGCCGGAGAGCTCAAGCAGTACTCGACCGAGGCGGCCGCCGCGATGCTGCTGCTGCTGGCGATGGGGCTGTTCGTCGAGTACGACCAGCGATCGACGAACCCGCGCCGGCGCTGGCTGCACGCCGCCGCGCTCGCCGTGACCGGCCTGGTGGTCGCGCCGTTCAGCTACAGCGCCATCATCGTGGTCGCGGGCGCGACCGCCGGCGGCGTGCTTGTCCTGCTGCTGTCCCGCCGTCGCGGCACCGCGCTGGCGCTCGGCCTTGCCGTGACACCCGCGCTGGCGGTGGTGGCGCTCATGGTCTGGCGGCGTATGCAGTACACGATCCCGGGCAACCAGTACCAGATCTTCCCCAAGGGCTTCCCGGCCGAAAACGCGGGTCCGTCCGAGTTTGTGGCGTGGCTGCCGCGGATGTGGTCGGGCTTCGCGGACGACCCGCTGGGTTGGCGGTACCCCCTCGTCTTGCTCGTGCTCGTGGTCGCCGGCCTGGTGGCGATGGTGCTGCGCGGCAAGGCGATCTGGGCCGGCCTGATCGGCGGCCTGGGCGTCGCGGCGCTCGGCGCGGCCGCGCTCCGCGCCTACCCCTGGGAAGGCCGGATCGCCGTCTACCTGCTGGCGCCGATGCTTGTGGCGGCGGCGGCCGGTGTTGACGCGGCGGTCCGGGTGGTTCTGCACACGGCGCGGACCCTGCGCTCCGGCGAGCGCTCGTGGCGGCCGGTGGCGGCACTGGTGGCCGCAGCGGTGGCCATCGTCATGACGGGCGTGGCGGCGACGCCGTCGTTCGCCGACGGGGTGCATCAGGCGCGCGAGCCGCGCTACCGCGATCAGGGCCGCGACATCCTCAACGAGGTCGCCGCCCGGCTGCAGCCGGGTGACGTGATCATCTTCTACCGGTTCAGCCGGCCCATCGCCGACTGGTACGGGCGTGGCGGCCGCGATCTGCCGATACCCGGTTTCTTCCGGATGACCAGTGCCGACGCCTGCCAAGCGGGCTCGGTGGACGCGGCGCTGGCTGGCGCGAAGCGGGTGTGGTTCGTGCGGGCGGCCCGCTTCTCCGGCGACCCGGTCGACTACTTCGTCCGGATCGTCGACGCCCTCGAAGAGCGCGGCCGGGTGGTCGACTCCCACCTCTGGACCCCGTCAGAGCCCGACTCGACCGGCTGGACGCTGATCGACCTGACCGCGCCGCCCGACCCCGGCCGGACGACCCCGCCGCCGGATCCCGCCTACGCGTGCCTGGACTTCATCAAGTAG
- a CDS encoding choline/ethanolamine kinase family protein — translation MGARTVHVEDVLGRVSMWAGQPVTHRPLTGGLSHHIWRVDVRGRSYVLRVLEPAVSAAGLGVPPPLEIENTRLAAESGAGARVYEVLPDVPALVLEFLPGRTLDPASVREASAIPRIAAACRRLHAGPRFGSDFDIIGKLYELLDVCRHNDLPLPDGYLERLSIVEHVRSALAVLPMPTLPCHNDLLAENFIDVGGRIRIVDYQLSGNNDPSFELGDIAAEADFDPDQTADLTAAYFGAETTAALIARVRLNLLLSNVTWTLWFTVHHGLLRDPESTFDYWAEATDKWGQACRDMDDPALGTLLRAAAGRASLHP, via the coding sequence ATGGGTGCACGGACGGTCCATGTCGAAGACGTGCTGGGGCGCGTCTCGATGTGGGCTGGCCAGCCGGTCACCCACAGGCCGCTGACGGGCGGCCTTTCGCACCACATTTGGCGGGTCGACGTGAGGGGCCGCAGCTACGTGCTGCGCGTGCTCGAGCCCGCGGTCTCCGCGGCGGGGTTGGGGGTGCCCCCGCCGTTGGAGATCGAAAATACTCGGTTGGCGGCGGAGTCGGGCGCCGGTGCCCGGGTCTACGAGGTACTGCCCGACGTTCCCGCGCTGGTGCTGGAGTTCCTGCCGGGACGCACGCTGGACCCGGCGTCGGTCCGGGAGGCGAGCGCGATTCCGCGAATCGCGGCCGCCTGCCGACGCCTGCACGCCGGGCCCCGCTTCGGCAGCGACTTCGACATCATCGGCAAGCTGTACGAGCTGCTGGACGTGTGCCGCCACAACGACCTGCCGCTGCCCGACGGTTACCTGGAGCGGCTGTCCATCGTGGAGCACGTGCGGTCGGCGCTGGCTGTCCTACCGATGCCGACCTTGCCCTGTCACAACGACCTTCTGGCGGAAAACTTCATCGACGTCGGCGGCCGGATCCGGATCGTCGACTACCAGCTGTCCGGAAACAACGACCCCTCGTTCGAGTTGGGCGACATCGCGGCCGAGGCCGACTTCGACCCGGATCAGACGGCGGACCTCACCGCCGCCTACTTCGGCGCCGAGACGACGGCCGCGCTGATCGCCCGGGTACGGCTGAACCTCCTACTCTCCAACGTCACCTGGACGCTGTGGTTCACCGTGCATCACGGCCTGCTGCGTGACCCGGAGTCGACATTCGACTACTGGGCCGAGGCGACCGACAAGTGGGGCCAGGCCTGCCGGGACATGGACGATCCCGCGCTGGGCACGCTCCTGCGCGCGGCCGCGGGCCGCGCCTCACTCCATCCCTAG
- a CDS encoding NADP-dependent oxidoreductase, which yields MRAIGQDVLGGPEVLKVVEVPRPEPGFGEVLVRVYAAGVNPTDFWHRATGGLAGRPIRLGWDVSGVVEAVGPGVTLHEPGDEVFGMPWQPRPAGAYAEYLVCPARHLVGKPSRLSHVEAAGLPMVALTAWQALTDTAGVRPGQRVLVHAAAGGVGHVAVQIAKRLGAEVIGTASGAKHDFVKGLGADQLVDYTSEDFTTAVRDVDVVVDTIGGPYGPRSLRVLKPGGLVVSLASPAEAALAGPARAAGRRAAFMVVEADHAGMREVAALAGSGDLNVTIATTFPLEEAAKAHELGERGRATGKIVLTVT from the coding sequence ATGCGAGCGATTGGTCAGGACGTCCTCGGCGGGCCTGAGGTGCTGAAAGTGGTCGAGGTGCCGCGCCCGGAGCCGGGCTTCGGCGAGGTGCTGGTACGGGTGTACGCGGCGGGGGTGAACCCGACCGACTTCTGGCACCGCGCCACCGGTGGCCTTGCCGGCCGGCCGATCCGGCTGGGCTGGGACGTCTCGGGCGTCGTCGAGGCGGTCGGCCCGGGAGTGACCCTGCACGAGCCCGGCGACGAGGTGTTCGGCATGCCGTGGCAGCCGCGGCCGGCCGGGGCGTACGCCGAATATCTTGTCTGCCCGGCCCGCCACCTGGTCGGCAAGCCGTCGCGGCTGTCCCATGTGGAGGCCGCCGGCCTGCCGATGGTCGCGCTGACCGCGTGGCAGGCACTGACCGACACCGCGGGGGTGCGGCCGGGGCAGCGCGTCCTCGTGCACGCCGCGGCGGGCGGCGTCGGCCACGTCGCGGTGCAGATCGCCAAACGGCTCGGCGCGGAGGTGATCGGCACGGCCAGCGGTGCCAAGCACGATTTCGTCAAGGGGCTCGGTGCCGACCAGCTGGTCGACTACACGAGCGAGGACTTCACCACCGCCGTCCGCGACGTCGACGTGGTCGTGGACACGATCGGCGGGCCGTACGGTCCGCGTTCCCTGCGCGTGCTCAAGCCGGGCGGGCTCGTCGTCTCCCTCGCCTCACCCGCCGAGGCGGCGCTGGCCGGTCCGGCGCGGGCAGCCGGCAGGCGCGCGGCGTTCATGGTCGTGGAAGCCGACCACGCCGGCATGCGTGAGGTGGCCGCCCTCGCCGGGTCCGGCGACCTGAACGTCACGATCGCCACCACGTTTCCGCTGGAGGAGGCCGCGAAGGCGCACGAGCTCGGCGAGCGCGGCCGCGCCACCGGCAAGATCGTCCTGACCGTTACCTGA
- a CDS encoding GlxA family transcriptional regulator — MHRVAVLALDGVYPFELSIPKRIFGTATDPHGHPLYDVTTFSLDGRPVATDADFTIAVEHDAGLLTTADTLVIPPFAGCDQVDHDWLPEPLATALAHRRPGTRIVSICTAAYVLAAAGILDGRPATTHWNQARHFQQTFPAIDLRPDVLFVDDGDVLTAAGVAAGIDLCLHLVRRDHGSEVANRVARLCIVPPWRDGGQAQFVHRPVPEPDIATTTALRQWALDRLHQPLTLSTLAAEARMSVRTLSRRFRDEVGMTPGQWLTQQRIQHARHLLETTDLPVDRVATEAGMGTGASLRQHLTAAVGLSPTAYRHRFRGTPAPVPFQAGSSAR; from the coding sequence ATGCACCGCGTCGCCGTACTCGCCCTCGACGGCGTCTATCCGTTCGAGCTGAGCATCCCCAAGCGCATCTTCGGCACCGCCACCGACCCGCACGGCCACCCGCTCTACGACGTGACCACCTTCAGCCTCGACGGCCGGCCGGTCGCGACGGACGCCGACTTCACCATCGCCGTCGAACACGACGCCGGCCTGCTGACCACCGCGGACACGCTGGTCATCCCACCGTTCGCCGGCTGCGACCAGGTCGACCACGACTGGCTGCCCGAGCCCCTCGCCACCGCACTGGCCCACCGCCGGCCAGGCACCCGCATCGTCTCGATCTGCACCGCCGCCTATGTGCTGGCCGCCGCCGGCATCCTGGACGGCCGCCCGGCCACCACCCACTGGAACCAGGCCCGCCACTTCCAGCAGACGTTCCCCGCGATCGACCTGCGCCCCGACGTGCTCTTCGTGGACGACGGCGACGTCCTCACCGCCGCCGGCGTCGCGGCCGGCATCGACCTCTGCCTGCACCTGGTCCGCCGCGACCACGGCAGCGAGGTGGCCAACCGCGTCGCCCGGCTCTGCATCGTGCCGCCCTGGCGCGACGGCGGGCAGGCGCAGTTCGTGCACCGTCCGGTACCCGAGCCGGACATCGCCACCACCACCGCGCTCCGGCAATGGGCACTGGACCGGCTGCACCAGCCGCTCACTCTGTCCACATTGGCCGCCGAAGCGCGCATGAGCGTGCGCACCCTGAGCCGGCGCTTCCGCGACGAGGTCGGAATGACCCCGGGGCAGTGGCTCACCCAGCAACGGATCCAGCACGCGCGCCACCTGCTGGAAACGACCGACCTGCCGGTGGACCGGGTGGCCACCGAGGCCGGCATGGGCACCGGCGCCTCCCTGCGCCAGCACCTGACCGCCGCCGTCGGACTGTCCCCCACCGCGTACCGCCATCGCTTCCGCGGCACACCCGCTCCGGTGCCGTTCCAGGCCGGTTCCAGCGCGCGCTGA
- a CDS encoding GcvT family protein — translation MRTEARVVVVGGGVAGCSVAYHLARLGWTDVVVLEQHELTEGTTWHSAGFVGQLRSTVSQTRMIMYSSSLYAELRERTGLDPGWRGVGGLRLATTPEREQELLRQVSAATTYGLEMELLSPAQALSLLPMLDVSDVRSAGWLPGDGYLRPEPLAAALAAGAHQLGVGFHTGVRVTGVEVERGRVRAVQTDKGRIATDVVVDAAGAAAGHVGRLAGVAIPIVPIKHQYVVSSSLDGADLPGIPTVRDPDHIVYFRGEGDGLLVGGYIRTPEVCWPEDGSPPLATARTLFPPDLAKFEESWANAGRRVPALRAARIDRVVHGPEAFTPDGEFLLGETAVGGFWVAAGFCVHGLAAAGGVGKVLAEWIVDGQPEFDVSHMDIRRFGGHAASRSWATAKALDAYSRYYDVVYPYTEWSAGRPLRRSATWPRLEPLGAALGEKAGWERVNWFAPPPAFVPSAPRPTGWAGQVWSPAIEAECRATAEAAGLFDQSSFAKLDVHGPASFLQRMCAADVDRPVGTVVYTQLLNARAGIEADLTVTRLGETHFRIVTSTASGVRDLAWLRRHAPDGVSVEDVTGGYGCLCLWGPAARDILQPLVDEALDFRFMRARRLTIGPVPVLAQRVTFVGEFGWELYTPTEYTLTLWDLLLSTGGPSGLTPAGYRAIDAMRLEKGYRVWGSDITPETTPDEAGLGFAVRTETDFLGRDALLAARAAGGPDRRLRCLVLDDPRTVCLGTEPVRVDGRPCGRVTSGGYGYRVGASIAYAYLPSTVDVGTKVEVGVFGSWQSAEVRSDPLYDPRNTRVRGVR, via the coding sequence GTGCGGACTGAAGCGCGGGTGGTCGTGGTGGGCGGCGGCGTCGCCGGCTGCAGCGTGGCGTACCACCTGGCCCGGCTCGGCTGGACCGACGTGGTGGTGCTGGAGCAGCACGAGCTGACCGAGGGCACGACCTGGCACTCGGCCGGCTTCGTCGGCCAGCTCCGCTCCACCGTCAGCCAGACCCGCATGATCATGTACTCCTCGTCCCTCTACGCCGAGCTGCGTGAACGCACCGGACTGGACCCCGGCTGGCGCGGTGTCGGCGGGCTGCGGCTGGCCACCACGCCGGAGCGCGAGCAGGAGCTGCTGCGGCAGGTCAGCGCCGCCACGACGTACGGGCTGGAGATGGAGCTGCTCTCCCCGGCGCAGGCCCTCTCCCTCCTGCCCATGCTCGACGTCTCCGACGTGCGGTCGGCTGGCTGGCTGCCGGGCGACGGCTACCTGCGTCCGGAGCCGCTCGCCGCGGCGCTCGCGGCCGGCGCGCACCAGCTCGGCGTGGGGTTCCACACGGGGGTGCGGGTCACCGGCGTCGAGGTCGAGCGGGGCCGGGTGCGGGCGGTACAGACGGACAAGGGCCGCATCGCCACCGACGTGGTCGTCGACGCGGCCGGCGCGGCGGCCGGGCACGTGGGGCGACTGGCGGGTGTGGCCATCCCGATCGTGCCCATCAAGCACCAGTACGTGGTGTCGTCCTCATTGGACGGCGCCGACCTGCCCGGCATCCCGACCGTGCGCGACCCGGACCACATCGTCTACTTCCGCGGCGAGGGCGACGGGCTGCTGGTCGGCGGGTACATCCGCACTCCGGAGGTGTGCTGGCCGGAGGATGGTTCACCGCCGCTGGCCACCGCGCGCACGCTCTTCCCGCCCGACCTGGCGAAGTTCGAGGAGTCGTGGGCAAACGCGGGCCGCCGCGTTCCAGCCCTGCGGGCGGCGCGGATCGACCGGGTGGTGCACGGGCCGGAGGCCTTCACGCCGGACGGCGAGTTTCTGCTCGGCGAGACGGCCGTGGGCGGCTTCTGGGTGGCGGCCGGCTTCTGCGTGCACGGGCTGGCGGCGGCCGGCGGGGTCGGCAAGGTGCTGGCCGAGTGGATCGTGGACGGCCAGCCCGAGTTCGACGTGTCCCACATGGACATCCGCCGCTTCGGCGGGCATGCGGCGAGCCGCTCCTGGGCCACCGCGAAGGCGCTGGACGCGTACTCCCGCTATTACGACGTGGTGTACCCGTACACCGAATGGTCCGCCGGGCGCCCATTGCGCCGCTCCGCGACCTGGCCGCGGTTGGAGCCGCTGGGCGCCGCCCTCGGCGAGAAGGCCGGGTGGGAGAGGGTCAACTGGTTCGCGCCGCCGCCGGCTTTCGTGCCCTCGGCCCCCCGCCCGACCGGTTGGGCTGGGCAGGTCTGGTCGCCGGCCATCGAGGCGGAGTGCCGCGCGACGGCGGAGGCGGCCGGCCTGTTCGACCAGTCGTCGTTCGCCAAGCTTGACGTGCACGGCCCGGCCTCCTTCCTGCAGCGGATGTGCGCCGCCGATGTCGACCGTCCGGTGGGGACGGTGGTCTACACCCAGCTGCTCAACGCCCGCGCCGGCATCGAGGCGGACCTCACTGTCACCCGGCTCGGCGAGACACACTTCCGGATCGTGACGAGCACCGCGTCGGGCGTACGCGACCTGGCCTGGCTGCGCCGGCACGCGCCCGACGGGGTCAGCGTCGAGGACGTCACCGGCGGGTACGGGTGCCTGTGCCTGTGGGGCCCGGCCGCCCGGGACATCCTGCAGCCGCTGGTCGACGAGGCGCTCGACTTCCGGTTCATGCGGGCACGGCGGCTGACCATCGGCCCGGTGCCGGTGCTCGCCCAGCGGGTCACGTTCGTCGGTGAGTTCGGCTGGGAGCTCTACACACCGACCGAGTACACGCTGACGCTGTGGGACCTGCTGCTGTCGACCGGCGGCCCGTCCGGGCTCACCCCCGCCGGCTACCGGGCGATCGACGCGATGCGGCTGGAGAAGGGGTACCGCGTCTGGGGTTCCGACATCACCCCGGAGACCACCCCCGACGAAGCCGGCCTCGGTTTTGCGGTCCGGACCGAGACCGACTTCCTCGGCCGCGACGCGCTGCTGGCCGCCCGCGCCGCCGGCGGACCGGACCGGCGCCTGCGCTGCCTTGTGCTGGACGATCCCCGCACCGTCTGCCTGGGCACCGAACCGGTCCGCGTGGACGGCCGTCCCTGCGGCCGCGTCACCTCCGGCGGCTACGGCTACCGCGTCGGCGCCTCCATCGCGTACGCCTACCTGCCGTCCACAGTGGATGTCGGCACCAAGGTGGAGGTGGGCGTCTTCGGCTCGTGGCAGAGCGCGGAGGTCCGCTCCGACCCGCTCTACGACCCGAGGAACACCCGCGTCCGCGGCGTCAGGTAA
- a CDS encoding VOC family protein has product MASVKQVQVTFDCAEPERVARFWCEVLGYVVPPPPDEFQTWDDYNRSLPPEKQDSAFACVDPTGVGPRLYFQRVPEGKVVKNRVHLDVRVGTGLVGEERVAALEAECARLVALGAVRQRLMLADEENESCLVMQDVEGNEFCLD; this is encoded by the coding sequence ATGGCGTCGGTCAAGCAGGTCCAGGTCACCTTCGACTGCGCGGAGCCTGAGCGTGTCGCTCGGTTCTGGTGCGAGGTATTGGGGTACGTGGTGCCGCCGCCGCCCGACGAGTTCCAGACCTGGGACGATTACAACCGCTCGCTTCCGCCCGAGAAGCAGGACTCGGCCTTCGCGTGTGTCGATCCCACCGGTGTGGGTCCCCGACTGTATTTCCAGCGCGTTCCCGAGGGCAAGGTCGTCAAGAACCGGGTGCATCTCGATGTCCGCGTCGGCACCGGCCTCGTGGGTGAAGAGCGCGTGGCCGCACTAGAGGCCGAATGCGCACGACTCGTCGCCCTCGGCGCTGTCCGCCAGCGCCTGATGCTCGCCGACGAGGAAAACGAGTCGTGCCTCGTGATGCAGGACGTCGAAGGCAACGAGTTCTGCCTCGACTGA
- a CDS encoding alpha/beta fold hydrolase: MAAIDQGRRRGATVLIVHPGSSDASSWEGVAVKLSHRFRVVRIHRRLYAAGGAALAGHTMATEVDDLLAVGALLEGPLVLVGHSSGAVVALEAALARPALFAAMLLYEPPVAVTSPLGGEAVLRARAALDAGHPGRAMAIHLREIVQAPRWLVRAVRLSPSTWRRLRAFAPAQITDDEAIEALGVGVDRYAGVDVPTCLLGGDRSPTNLRQRLDALAEVLPRLQSVEILRGQGHAAHLTAPTEVAWTIEDLAETVLGRR, encoded by the coding sequence GTGGCGGCGATCGACCAGGGCCGGAGGCGGGGCGCCACGGTCCTGATCGTTCATCCCGGGTCGAGCGATGCCTCGTCGTGGGAAGGGGTCGCGGTCAAGCTGTCCCACCGGTTCCGGGTCGTCCGGATCCACCGCCGGCTGTACGCCGCGGGCGGTGCGGCGTTGGCGGGCCACACGATGGCGACCGAGGTCGACGACCTGCTGGCCGTCGGCGCGCTCCTGGAGGGGCCACTGGTGCTGGTGGGTCACTCGTCCGGCGCGGTGGTGGCCCTCGAGGCGGCGCTGGCCCGGCCGGCTCTGTTCGCCGCGATGTTGCTCTACGAGCCGCCGGTGGCGGTCACCAGCCCGCTGGGCGGCGAGGCGGTGCTACGCGCGCGAGCGGCTCTGGACGCCGGCCACCCGGGGCGGGCCATGGCCATCCATCTACGGGAGATTGTCCAGGCGCCCAGGTGGCTGGTCCGGGCCGTCCGGCTGAGTCCTTCGACCTGGCGCCGGCTGCGGGCGTTCGCACCGGCGCAGATCACCGACGACGAAGCGATCGAGGCGCTGGGGGTCGGCGTTGACCGCTACGCCGGCGTGGACGTCCCCACCTGCCTGCTCGGCGGCGACCGTAGCCCCACGAACCTCCGCCAGCGCCTTGACGCGCTGGCGGAGGTCCTGCCCCGCCTGCAGTCGGTCGAGATCCTCCGCGGCCAGGGCCACGCCGCACATCTCACCGCACCCACGGAAGTGGCCTGGACGATCGAAGACCTCGCCGAGACCGTTTTGGGCCGGCGCTGA
- a CDS encoding winged helix-turn-helix domain-containing protein, whose product MRIHFTGHDLAQTFLLDGYDAMWELVNSLQALQGGYGRTTFGAWRRRVAEDLRRSGLARVVRHQLFPVAPHAAYFPDLLTPPVGRLGPAAGIDAVLHTPARRWAAELGRLGGAAGAGAWLDGLRAGGRRALGELGATLAAYYRCAVSPHLEAIAGSVHDDLAARRGAAQDGGVEALLTTFRPMMRWDPPVLEVPSHPSRRDIHLEGRGLVLVPSYFCRLHPLTIFDPELPQVLVYPVAHRSSPPRLAASHEALVRLLGETRALVLLAAFGGATNGELARRIGVSTAAVSHHTTVLRDAGLLVSHRRGNTIRHSTSRLGAAMIRHDPDRPAAETQAG is encoded by the coding sequence ATGCGGATCCATTTCACCGGCCACGACCTTGCGCAGACTTTTCTCCTCGACGGTTATGACGCGATGTGGGAGCTGGTAAACAGCCTGCAGGCACTACAGGGCGGCTACGGCCGTACCACGTTCGGCGCGTGGCGACGGCGGGTGGCGGAAGACCTGCGGCGCAGCGGTCTGGCCCGAGTGGTCCGGCACCAGCTGTTCCCCGTCGCGCCGCACGCCGCGTACTTTCCCGATCTGCTCACGCCGCCGGTCGGCAGGCTGGGCCCGGCCGCCGGGATCGACGCGGTACTGCACACGCCGGCCCGACGCTGGGCAGCCGAGCTTGGCCGGCTCGGTGGCGCAGCTGGCGCCGGCGCGTGGCTGGACGGCTTGCGGGCCGGCGGCCGGCGGGCGCTGGGCGAGCTCGGCGCCACGTTGGCGGCGTACTACCGCTGCGCGGTCTCGCCTCACCTGGAAGCCATCGCCGGCAGCGTCCACGACGACCTCGCGGCGCGCCGCGGTGCTGCCCAGGACGGCGGCGTCGAGGCGCTGCTCACGACGTTTCGGCCCATGATGCGGTGGGATCCGCCGGTGCTTGAGGTACCGAGCCACCCGTCCAGGCGGGACATCCATCTGGAGGGACGCGGCCTGGTCCTGGTGCCGTCGTACTTCTGCCGGCTTCACCCGCTGACCATCTTCGACCCGGAGCTGCCGCAGGTGCTGGTCTACCCGGTGGCGCACCGATCCTCGCCGCCGCGCCTTGCCGCGAGCCACGAGGCGTTGGTCCGGCTGCTCGGCGAGACCCGCGCCCTTGTGCTGCTGGCGGCCTTCGGCGGGGCCACAAACGGCGAGTTGGCCCGGCGGATCGGCGTGTCCACGGCCGCGGTCAGCCACCACACCACCGTCCTGCGCGACGCCGGCCTGCTGGTCAGCCACCGGCGCGGCAACACGATCCGGCACTCGACGAGCCGCCTCGGCGCCGCGATGATCCGGCACGATCCTGACCGTCCCGCCGCGGAGACTCAGGCCGGATGA